From Erigeron canadensis isolate Cc75 chromosome 8, C_canadensis_v1, whole genome shotgun sequence, one genomic window encodes:
- the LOC122579021 gene encoding general transcription and DNA repair factor IIH subunit TFB4 isoform X2: protein MTPVASKQYADDVSLLMVLIDTNPLFWSSTAAPFSISKFLSQFLPFLNSILLLSQLNQVVVIATGLNSCDYIYDSSLGHTNQRAETLLKKLDEFLFKDEKLNKDDSADGIGSSLLSGSLSMALCYIQRVFRSGSLHPQPRIMCLHGSQDGPGQYVAIMNSIFSAQRLMVPIDSCVIGSQHSAFLQQASYITGGVYLKPQHLDGLFQYLTTVFATDLHSRSFLQLPKPVGVDFRASCFCHKNTIDMGYICSVCLSIFCKHHKKCSTCGSDFGQPQTSVSTSNQKRKAPDS, encoded by the exons ATGACCCCTGTTGCATCTAAGCAGTATGCAG ATGATGTAAGCCTACTAATGGTGTTGATCGATACAAATCCATTATTCTGGAGTTCAACTGCTGCACCTTTCTCAATCTCCAAGTTCCTATCTCAA TTCCTTCCGTTCCTGAACTCAATTCTTCTACTAAGTCAACTGAATCAAGTGGTGGTGATAGCTACTGGCCTCAACTCTTGTGATTACATTTATGATTCTTCACTGGGACACACAAATCAGAGAGCTGAGACATTGCTGAAGAAATTGGACGAGTTTTTGTTTAAAGATGAAAAGCTTAATAAGGATGATTCAGCGGATGGGATCGGGTCGTCATTGCTCTCAGGATCTCTTTCAATGGCACTCTGTT ACATACAACGGGTATTTCGTTCTGGCTCACTTCATCCACAACCCCGG ATTATGTGTTTGCATGGATCGCAAGATGGACCTGGACA ATATGTTGCCATCATGAATTCAATTTTTTCTGCTCAGAGATTAATG GTGCCAATAGATTCTTGTGTTATTGGGTCACAGCATTCTGCATTCCTGCAACAG GCTTCTTATATAACCGGAGGTGTGTATCTGAAGCCACAACACCTGGATGGACTGTTTCAGTATCTAACA ACGGTATTTGCAACAGATTTGCATTCACGTAGCTTCTTGCAACTCCCTAAGCCTGTTGGTGTGGATTTCCGTGCTTC GTGTTTTTGTCACAAAAACACTATAGACATGGGGTACATTTGCTCTGTTTGTCTGTCTATTTTCTGCAAGCATCACAAGAAATGTTCAACTTGTGG GTCAGATTTTGGTCAACCCCAAACAAGTGTCTCGACATCAAATCAGAAAAGAAAGGCTCCTGACAGTTGA
- the LOC122610263 gene encoding uncharacterized protein LOC122610263: MLGAHGGDGDGRDPHRSWWKKISGCKNSGSKKTTPPPRGAAKNLKLEAALKKNGGPLPMYFDYKSKTFQSIGDYGAMYKSLLGSLIGDVPQYYESWDDVPESMRDHILEEVQRYFAMDQYLELDEDDPTRKAAKLAFRADAASIYRQRKSKFKSQHFTARGGVGSADTLQTAPPTGMDPEEWGKLLSFYTRDDRVKRAETNKTNRSKQAVGTQGRRSISLAHDRALAKHHNEKKEGPPPRGSRLGRQPTDYNLRKLRYIHNFKLNYF; the protein is encoded by the exons atgctaggagcTCACGGCGGCGACGGCGATGGGAGGGATCCGCACCGATCGTGGTGGAAGAAAATATCAGGCTGCAAAAACAGCG GCTCGAAGaaaacaacaccaccaccaagaGGGGCAGCCAAAAATCTAAAACTTGAGGCTGCCTTGAAGAAAAATGGAGGCCCGTTACCCATGTACTTCGACTACAAATCAAAGACCTTTCAGTCGATCGGGGACTACGGGGCTATGTACAAATCTTTGTTAGGCTCGTTGATCGGAGATGTCCCCCAGTACTACGAGTCATGGGACGATGTGCCTGAGTCTATGAGGGACCATATCTTGGAGGAAGTACAG CGCTATTTTGCGATGGACCAGTACTTAGAGCTTGATGAGGACGACCCCACCCGGAAGGCAGCAAAACTGGCTTTCCGTGCTGATGCAGCTAGCATATATAGGCAGagaaagtcaaaattcaaatctcAGCATTTTACAGCACGGGGGGGTGTAGGCTCAGCAGATACCCTGCAGACAGCACCGCCAACTGGTATGGACCCGGAAGAGTGGGGAAAACTATTGAGTTTCTATACGAGGGATGACCGGGTGAAGCGGGCCGAGACAAACAAGACAAACCGGTCCAAACAGGCGGTGGGGACTCAGGGTCGGCGATCTATTTCTCTTGCCCACGATCGGGCGTTG GCCAAGCACCATAACGAAAAGAAGGAGGGGCCACCCCCACGTGGGAGTCGACTTGGGCGGCAACCCACAGACTACAACCTCCGGAAGTTGCGGTATATACATAACTTTAagttaaattacttttaa
- the LOC122610264 gene encoding uncharacterized protein LOC122610264, translated as MDCLEEIFLNPNAPEGVNEEFVYEEPDDEFESPDVRDEFDYDHDVFYTKEVFDTHIDLVDWAQRTAKELGYVLVTRRSNVTKGGEVKKVVLICNRGGKKDKRSTGAPKGSTKIDCPFKLVGRLTKDHSWWVEVIDHRHNHPSACNLEGVARFRAK; from the exons atggATTGCTTGGAGGAAATTTTCTTAAATCCAAATGCGCCGGAAGGTGTAAATGAAGAGTTTGTGTACGAAGAGCCCGATGACGAATTTGAATCCCCAGATGTCCGTGATGAATTTGATTACGATCACGATGTTTTTTATACCAAGGAG gTGTTTGACACACACATAGATTTGGTAGACTGGGCTCAAAGAACGGCAAAggagcttggttatgtgttagtAACACGAAGATCAAATGTCACAAAAGGCGGAGAAGTTAAAAAGGTGGTCCTTATTTGCAACCGTGGTGGAAAAAAAGATAAGCGGTCAACCGGGGCACCCAAAGGGAGTACCAAAATTGACTGTCCATTCAAATTGGTAGGCCGTCTGACAAAGGACCATAGTTGGTGGGTTGAAGTTATAGATCACCGACATAACCATCCATCAGCTTGTAATTTGGAAG GCGTTGCTAGGTTTAGGGCCAAATAG
- the LOC122579021 gene encoding general transcription and DNA repair factor IIH subunit TFB4 isoform X1, whose translation MYITCYLAVVEPKKTIKPSMTPVASKQYADDVSLLMVLIDTNPLFWSSTAAPFSISKFLSQFLPFLNSILLLSQLNQVVVIATGLNSCDYIYDSSLGHTNQRAETLLKKLDEFLFKDEKLNKDDSADGIGSSLLSGSLSMALCYIQRVFRSGSLHPQPRIMCLHGSQDGPGQYVAIMNSIFSAQRLMVPIDSCVIGSQHSAFLQQASYITGGVYLKPQHLDGLFQYLTTVFATDLHSRSFLQLPKPVGVDFRASCFCHKNTIDMGYICSVCLSIFCKHHKKCSTCGSDFGQPQTSVSTSNQKRKAPDS comes from the exons ATGTATATAACCTGCTATCTTGCAGTTGTTGAGCCCAAAAAAACAATCAAACCAAGTATGACCCCTGTTGCATCTAAGCAGTATGCAG ATGATGTAAGCCTACTAATGGTGTTGATCGATACAAATCCATTATTCTGGAGTTCAACTGCTGCACCTTTCTCAATCTCCAAGTTCCTATCTCAA TTCCTTCCGTTCCTGAACTCAATTCTTCTACTAAGTCAACTGAATCAAGTGGTGGTGATAGCTACTGGCCTCAACTCTTGTGATTACATTTATGATTCTTCACTGGGACACACAAATCAGAGAGCTGAGACATTGCTGAAGAAATTGGACGAGTTTTTGTTTAAAGATGAAAAGCTTAATAAGGATGATTCAGCGGATGGGATCGGGTCGTCATTGCTCTCAGGATCTCTTTCAATGGCACTCTGTT ACATACAACGGGTATTTCGTTCTGGCTCACTTCATCCACAACCCCGG ATTATGTGTTTGCATGGATCGCAAGATGGACCTGGACA ATATGTTGCCATCATGAATTCAATTTTTTCTGCTCAGAGATTAATG GTGCCAATAGATTCTTGTGTTATTGGGTCACAGCATTCTGCATTCCTGCAACAG GCTTCTTATATAACCGGAGGTGTGTATCTGAAGCCACAACACCTGGATGGACTGTTTCAGTATCTAACA ACGGTATTTGCAACAGATTTGCATTCACGTAGCTTCTTGCAACTCCCTAAGCCTGTTGGTGTGGATTTCCGTGCTTC GTGTTTTTGTCACAAAAACACTATAGACATGGGGTACATTTGCTCTGTTTGTCTGTCTATTTTCTGCAAGCATCACAAGAAATGTTCAACTTGTGG GTCAGATTTTGGTCAACCCCAAACAAGTGTCTCGACATCAAATCAGAAAAGAAAGGCTCCTGACAGTTGA